The Vanrija pseudolonga chromosome 1, complete sequence genomic sequence CTCACGTTGCGCTCGTGGGTCGACGCCTTGCCGTGGCCTGGGGGGATGTGCTGGGGACCTGCTGgtggtgacgccgccgaggagctggagtcgctcgagtccgagtccgattccgagtccgagtccgagtccgagtctgGTGACGAGTCCGACGAGgcgtcgctcgagtcgctggacgagctggatTCACTCGAGTCCGATTCGCCCGAGTCGTTAGAGCTGCTAGAGTCACTCGagtcgctctcgctctccacgtccatctcgtcctcgctcaGGGGTAACGGCACGGCCTCGGGCCTGCTGGCGCTCTTGCTCCTCCTGGCGCGCTTGTTGCTCGCTCCTGCCCCAGCGCTTccctcgcgctggcgcttcGAGCTCGTAGGCTTGAGACGCACACTGACGTCAgcatacacacacacagccacacactcacgtcacgacgtcggccggctggagtacctcggcgacctggccgCTGAGCAGCTCGAACCCGTCCACCTCGAGAACGACGTCCCCTCGCAGCCCTGggacgctcgcgcgcaccTGCGCCTCTagcgccgacacgctcgcgccgtcgggcACTGCGAGGATGACCTTGCGCTctgggagcggcgcgaggacatGGACCTTGACGCGCATGTCGGTGTTGAGGACGGTTTTGGAGAGACAACAACAATGACGAGACCAACCTCAGAAATTATGGCGCTTGGATTAATCACCGGAAGCAAATGGGGTTTACATCCATCGCATTGTTTGTTCAACAGATGATAAATACAAAATGGTGGGAGAGGTAGGCGGTTGAGGTCATTAAAACGCGAACATGCAAAGAATAATGCAGGAGCTAGGACAAAGGGGAGTAGGCAAGAGCACGCACGCTCTATCGAGCAGACACCGCCGTCACGACAGTCGGAGCCGCCGCaatgccgctgccgcctccgccgctgccaccaccggcgcgcaCAGACTCTGCGGCTTCCTGGTCCAGCTTCTCCTGGTATGCGTCATACGCATATTTGATAGGTTTCGAGGGAAGATAGACTTCGTCGGCAGTGACcgcttcgtcgtcgttggtCTCGGGCTTCTTGGGCACACCGAATAGGTCGTCGGGGCTGAAGTCATTGTCTGGATCGACaggctcggcgcgtcgcttGCCAAGCGCCttgcggctggggcgggaAGGAGGAGTGTCCGAGttgtcatcctcctcctcggcgtctcCTTCggcaccgctgccgctgccgttgttggtgctgccgctgccgcctcgcgAAGGGTGGTGTGGGCCATCCACTAAACCAGTGAGGCTGTTTGTGCTCGGGCTGTTGACAGAACGCAACTGCCTCGTGCTGggcagaggacgaggtccGGGCACCCGAGAGCGCCCCACAGGAGACGGGTTGCGCGCAGGCGACGAAGGCACCCTGGGCGGCTCGGGGAGGCCCCGACGATccggcgacggcgtacgCGATCGACCCCCGTCACGGACAGCGTGCAGGAGAATCTGGTTGGTAGGTGACTCGCCAAGATGAAGTtgcggcgccggtgccgcagGCGTGGGAAGGGCTCGGTCATTGCTCTCCTGAGGGCTGACACGACTGCCTCCACCGAGACCAGCATGGTGAGGAGATGGCGATCTGGAGGCAGAGGCTTCGGCCGCCTCACCTGGAGCAAGCATGTccatctgctgctgcagagCGTCAGCACTTGCGAGTTTCTCCCCAACTCACCCTTCGGTCCAGCCTCGTTTCCTTCTTGCTTCGCTCCTGAACAGCCCGCATTTCTTGCTCGTCCGCGGCCATTTTCTCCAGGTCGTCGTACTGTTTGAGAGCATCGGACACAACGCTATGCGCCTCGAAGAGCTGGGCCAGGGCGACCTCCTCCAAGGTCGTGAGGTGCTGCTCGTTGTTCTCAaccgactcggcctcgcggcgcgccttTGTGGCCTCGGCCTGTGCCCAATCCATCTGGCCTGTAAGCGACTCGTGGGCAAGGAATGTCTTGCGGTAAAACTCCTGCGCACGGTTAGATGCCATCGCAATGgtccaccacccaccttgatAATAGGCTTGTGCTGCAGCTCCGCGGGCTGAGTGAAGACGACGGCTTCGGCAAGCACCCGGGCACTTTCCTTGGCAGCGTTGCACTCCTCCATCAGGCGGCGCATGTCCTCCTTGTGATCAGGAAGATGCTGGTAACCGGGTCCACCACTGTAAGGGGCAGGCGACTGAACGATTTGCCCACCGCCTCCAAAGCGGTCAGCAAGCGAGAGCCGCTGAAGTGACGGCTGCGACCCTGGGCGCGACACTGGGACAGacggaggcggcgagggcagtgGTGATGGGCCGGTCGCAATGATAGGCGGGGGTCTTTGGAAGTCATTCGAGGCcgggttgttgttgttggggcCTCCTCCTGCCTGGAGGAAGTCGTCTGGAAGTGCACGACCTTCCTCGGGCTCCTGAGGTGGCTTGACTTTGCGCCAGAGGTCGATGAGGCCCTCGCAGCCACGTTCCCTGCTGAACTGGTTGGTGAGGCCCGACACAATGTTCATAATCGTGTCATAGGTCTTCTTTGAAGGCTGCTGCCTGACGTTGTTGAGCAAGATTGCCTCGACGACCGAGAGGAACTTTTTGTTTGTTGCGTAGGCTGAAGGTGTCAGGTGGGCTAAAGAAGGTCGACTTACGTCGGTAGACACCCGTGGTGATGGATCTCATTGTAATAAGCCACACACGCGCAGCCATACGGCGCTCGGGGTCGGCACCTTGCTTGAGCTGCTTGCGGATTGTCTTTGCCGTCTCTCTGCTAACAGCGTCGGGATACTCCGAGTTGTTGATCTGTTCGCACAACTGAACCACGTTGGTATACGTCGTCTCGTGGCTGGTGCAAAAGGCCCCTGCAGGCCCGTCAGCACTGATCCTCTCTCGGCACGGTATCGACTCACGGATGAGGGTGGCCACCTCGTCAGCCGCTTCTTGCGCAGTCATAGTCCCGCGCACGGGCTCCATCGGCCTCAACTTTGAGCGGTGCGTGTCCTCGAGACTGTGCCCAATAGAGCTCCCATGGCCATGGTTTGagatgtcggcgtcgcgccagtCGTCAAAGCTCGGCCTGGTCCCTTCGTGTGACCTGCGAATGGGCGGAGGAGGTTCAATAATGCTCGAAGGCGTGTCCTTGAactccttgcccttgttgcTCTTAGGTCCGCCCCAGCCGACATTCCAGAAACGCTTCTTGTCGCCCTTTTCGCCCTTGTCGTGCTTATCGGACTTGGAGGATGGTGCGTagttgtcggcgtcggggcgcATCAGGACGCGATCTGACGGAGGGCcgtttggcggcggcggcggtggtggttgcGCCTTTGACCATTGGTTGTAGGCATGAGGGGGAGGAACGGCGTACcctgctggtgctggggcAGCCGGTGGGTGCGGCTCGGGGAAGGCATTGACCAGTGGTGACCGTGTCGAAGGGGGCATTGGGGTGGGCTTGTTGAGCTGAGGCGCGGGCATGTGGTGAACCGAGCCCTCGTGATCTGACCCCCGACCTGACTGAGAAGCAGAGCTGTAACCGCGACTTCGCGCACTGGCGTACCCGCCGTCGAGATCGGCCGCGTAGCCCCCGACTGGCAACGAACCATTGGTGCCCACGCTTGGCGTTTGGAGGTGTCCGAGACGAGtgggcgtcgacggcctaaactgctgctgctgctggacgTCGGGTGGGCCAGCGCCTGGGGGCAAGTATAAATGCGGTGACGGCTGCGTcactgggctgggctgctgcGATTGAGTATAATACTGTGCTTCTGGCGGTTCTGGCATGTTGCTGCCAGGCTGTGCTCCCGAGTTGGCCCAGGAGTCGTTTGATGCACCCGTGCCCACACGCGAGTGGACGGGATAGCCCGCTCGGTCACCGacatcaccaccacgacggTACGCGGCCGCATTGATAGCGTCGTCTTGCATCTGGcggatctcggcgtcgctcggAGTCGCGACACGTTCAGGCGcagctggcggtggtggcctgCCTAGTCGCATCGCGGGAGGCGGGGGCGCTGGTgcttgctgttgctgttgctgttgctgctgctgctgctgctgctgctgctgtagtggtggtggtggtggtggtggtggtggtggtggtgggagtcCGCTGTTGTCGCCTGGTGCTGGCATCGGGAATGGCGTCACGCTGGCATGATGGCGTCGTTTCACAATATCAGGCTGGGGGAGTATGCTGCTCATCCCTCCCCCCTTTTGCGGTACAGCGGGGACGCCATCAATCTCGACGCCCGACTTTGGTCTGAACAGGCGTCTCATGATGGTGAGGGCGAgtgaggtggtggtggtgtgggatGAACAGCGACGACCAGGATGAACACACGGGGTGGGTAACAGTGCCCGGCTTTGGgtggccgcgcgccgctAAGGGGTGCTGGCTGGTCTCTGTTGCTGTTGCCTGTGCCGGGTGTTGCTTGTGCTCTCAGCCTTGTTGTACTGGCCTGGGTGTGTGCCCCCTGTGAGCGAGTGGGCTGTCGCTAGTCTGATAGGTCTTGTAAAAGGTTGTCGTGTCGGTTGTTGCGCGTGGTGTATGGTTGTGTGGTATGGTTGTCGTTGTgggttgctgctgccttgTTGGATGATGCAAGGGGGAGGTAGGTCGGAGGGGTGGTTGTGTCGTCGAAGCGTGCAGCGTCCAGGCgggcgtgcagcgtgcagcgtgcagctTGCGAGCTGGACTGGGCTGTcctgggctggctggctcgctggctggctcgctggctggctggtgcagagcagagcagagccgccgcctccgccgccgccatccaACACCGCCTCGGACGCAGCGCCCCCCTGGGCTTGCTCTGCTTGCTCTgccgcgtgccgcccgcctgtgccgcctgcctgcccgccctggcgcgcctggctggctgcatgcTGCAATCACGCGCCATTGTGTCTGGGCCTAGAGTCAAACTCAGGGCCTGGAGGGTTGGTCATTATTCACTCCTCCCACTCAACGACAGTGGGCTTTGTATTAGTCTCTATTACCCTCCGTCATTTGGCCATTACAAATCCCAAAGTGTAAATCAATTTGTATTGCCAGGGCAGATTCACAAATGTATGCTTAATCCCCGTCTCTGACAACGGTCTGCCAGTCTCAGCGACACGGCAGGAAGGAAGGGCAGACGACACCGCTGCCCGCAATCTCTTTGCAAAGTATCACCAGTCACGCACGGAAAGCGGTCACTTGAGCACGAACAATGCAACGCGCAGCGACGGGCAGCAGATGACAAGACCGCCGCTACAAGGAAAAGCAAGAACACAGGCAGGCACACCTCAGCAGCTGTGACTAATTTGCCGAGGGGGCGCTCGGTGGCGACACAACGACGTgaccgcccgccgcctcccacGTCGAGGCGGTGCACGGCTGTGTGCTGCAAACTCGACTGACTGCATCGCAATCGCAATGCAGAGCAGCGAGCAAAAAGCCACGTCGCATACGTGTTTGGTGGGTGCACTGCGCCGCATCGCCGGCCGCGGACGCCATCGTAATCGTACACCCTACACCCACACACTGCCACAgaccacgcgcgcgcgcagcacctcgtgtgcgcgtcgtcgcaaGCGTGCACGCTGCTTTGCGTTACGGCAGTCGCGGCGTGGCACGACCCCAAAATGCCAGAGAAGAAGCAGCACGCGGAGCACGAGCAAAGTAGACAACACGCCGATCGCAATCAGCTTCACTAATCTTGAACTTGGACTTCATATCCTCTCTCGTCTGTCACTGGTGGCAAGTAGCGCCCGCCCACCGACCTATCACCGGGGCATGGGCATGGAGCCCCGCGGCTTTGCGGCCTTCTCACCCCTACTTCCTAACAGATCTCGCGATTAGAACTCGTACGAAAGGAACTGGCGCGTTAGTAGTGCGCACAGCGTAACCTGGCGCAGGGGTGTGCCCtgtccaccccacccaccttgccgTCCAGCGTGATGACCACGCGGTCGCCCTTCGGGTCCGGCACGCGGTCGACTTTTGCCTTGAAGTTGATGGCCGACATGATACCGTCCTGGAACTTCTCCTGGATGATGGCCTTGATGGACAGGCCGTGGACCATGATGACCTCATAAAGGCGGTAGAGGACGGGGTCCTGGGGTGGAGGTTAGCTGTGGCCTTCCTCGCGATAGCCTGGGCGTCACATGTACACCACTCGCTCGTGACCCCACTCAccgtcggcacgccgccctcccagCTCGGCTTGCGCACGACcatgccgtcgacgccgaggctcgCAGGCCCCTTGCCAGCGACAGCCTTgatcgtcgcctcgtcgctgagcccgacggccgcggcgatcTTGGCCGCCGTCTCGTCATCAGCGTACATGTTGCCGAAGAAGACGGTGGCGACCCAgacctcctccttgccgacctTTTCGGCGATCTGGGCGAACGTGAGCCCCGAGCgctgcttggcctcgaggagggtgaCGGAGTGGGCGTGGAGGGCTGCCATGGTGGTttgtggtggaggtggactGATAAGGGCTGTGTAGGGATGTGGGGATGTGGAGAGCTGGTCCGGGCTGAGTgagaggtggtggtgagctGTAAGCTGGCTAAGGCGGACACGACCAGACGCACTGTTCGTGAGAGCGAGTCCCTGCTGCGTGTTATAAGGACgttgtggtcgtcgtcgtcgtcgttcggGATAACTTGCTGGTGGGAGAAGCCGCTTGAATCGGCTATCTCGACCCGGTGGAGGTGTGTGGGGAAACTCGCCACCCGGTGTCGGAGAGTCGCGAGTCGAGGCAGTCAGATGATCAACCCTCACGGCTCTGGCCATCCTTGGCATGGCCCGTGTGTTCTGTACCTCAGCAACACAAAGCGTGGGATGGGGGTGCAGCGTGCGGcgttgagctcgacgcgcgccacggTCGCGTCGAGGTGCATGGCGGTGGTGAGCGGGCAGGGGGGGGGAGAGCCCAAGTCATTCCGAGCAgtgcgccgccacgccgccgcagctccGCTCGGTGTCTGCTCGCTGCTCAGCGTTGCATCGTCGCTACCATCGGCTCACGAAACAGGCACCGCGCAGCAACAAGCAAGTCGCTCAGACCAGCATTACTCATGCCAACAAGGTCGTCCCCAACAACAAGGTCGGACGTCGGACCCACCCACTACTacctccaccccacccgTCCACCACAATATCGCGGCGACTGACGCCACCGCTCAATTCAATTCATTGTCTCGCATGCCGCCGCGATAAGtgctggcgcgctcgagtAAACAAGCCTGCGTCATAGTGCAGCGCTGCATCcactcaccactcaccactcaccactcactcaccaGCGTCATGCGGATACCGCAGAGTCTAGCGGTGCTAACGCTGCTCACGCTcacgagcggcgcgtgccTCCCAAacagcacgagcagcaccgCGCTCCAGGCAGCCCTCACccaaggcggcgcaggctACGTCCTCTCCCTCTGCCCGAACGAGGTATACGACCTGTCCCAGCCGCTCGCGTTCGCGTCGCCAGACCAGGAGATCTCGACAGAGGGATACCCCGCAGGCAGCGCGCGTGCCGTGCTCCGCGTCGTGGGGGGCACGTCAGCCGTGAGCGGTACGCGGGcggggctcgacggcgcgcggctgcggTACGTCCAGGTgggtcggcgggcgcgttgTGtcttccctcctccccctcggctGACCCAGCCCGACAGGTCGACGGGaaccgcggcgcgctgccccCCGCCACGGGCGCCGCAGCCATCGAGATGGGCGGCAACAATGCCAACCAGCTGATCGAGCACGTGCGGAGctacgacgcgcgcgcgtggtcGTGCCTCCACGTCGCGGAGGGCGATCTGCGCTGCACCAACACGACAGTGCAGTACTGCGACGTCGGGCCGTGCGGCCAGGCGGACTTTGGCGCGTGGGCAGATGGCATCAGCCTCAGCTGTCGGGACAGCGCGGTGCAGTTCAACACGGTCACGGACGCGACCGACGGCGGGGTCGTCGTGTTTGGCGCGCCGGGGTCCGTCGTGCGGAATAACACCATCCAGGCGGTGACGGTGAGTGAGGCACTcgctgggctgggctcgttgggcgcggccgagctgacgcTCGGCTCGATAGCGCCCAATGCTAGGCGGCatcaacctcgtcgacgtcgtgcccTGGGTGCCGGGGAACTACACCCACACGCAAGTCCTCGACAACGCCATCTCGGGCGGGTTTGGCGACGCAGCaagcgcggccggcgcgctggtcAAGGTCGGGATCGCTATCGGCCCGCGCGTGTGGTTCGGGGACAAGTACGGCGCCAACGTTAGcactggcggcgtcgtgcgcgggAACGTGTTGCGCGGGGCGTTCAGCTTTGGGATTGTACGTCGGCTGGCGTGGGGCGCGGTGGGCTGACGCACGCGTGCAGGCAGTcgcgagcgccgactcgTTCGTGGTCGCGGACAACTCGTTTGCTGGGGAGGTCGCTTTCGTGCGTGTGTGGAAGGGGGAGTGGCTCACGCTCTCTAGATTGGCGACATCGGTCCAAACTGCACCCAGGGCGCCCTCGCGCCACACCCTCCCAcagcgctcctcgccgacctggcgACGCTCACAAACGTCACTCTCACGCCTGGCATCTCGCCCACACCAGCCGACGACTTTGCCTTTGTCAACGGCACAgcgtcggcgctgacgtGCTTTATCCCGCCCAAAGCCGCTGCTTGGCCTGCTGGGCAGGGTGTGCCCGCTGTCAGTCCTGTGGACACCGGCGCGTCTCAAACGCCAACATCTGCACCgcggacgacgccgtcgaaTTCCACGGCCACAGCCTCCGCACACTCGACGGCCACGGTCAACTCTGCCGCCCGCGCAATAGCCCACAGCAACTGCCTCACCATCGCCCATCTCCTCCTCATAACAGCAACCCTCTTTATAAATTGACATACATATACAGTCTCACCTCAACCCCATGTCATACATACTGGCCCTGCTCACTCGACATACCGGCCCTGCTCACTCGCCGAAAGACCACCTCGATCACACCAGAGTCGTCCTGCCGAGTCAGCACAGCTCACCCCGGCGCCCCCCACACCGCGACACTCACTGCCCACGCTCCGGGTCCTTGAGCTGGATAATCTTGCTGTCGGGCCCCATGTTTGAAGGCACACCAGAGAGCGTCTGCGGTGTGATCAGGAGGAACTGCTTTGACGTGGCTTCACGGGCTCCCTCAATCTTCCGGTCGTCAGCACGAACCGTACTAACCCAACACCCgtcccccactcaccagaAGCTTTGCAGCGAGCTGTCGGTTCATCATGTCCATGAACACATCCCACTCATCAAGGCAGCGGATGGCAGTCGGTGACGTCTCCCACAAGGCCAATAGAAGGCTGACAGTGGTGTACGACTTCTCGCCACCAGACAGAGACGTGATCGGCTTGTAGGCcagtggcgccgcggcgtgagAGCGTTCAGCTTGGGTGCCTGTTTGGACCTGCGATGCGTCAGAGCCAGTCTAGTCTACCCTCCAGCCTGAGGCACTCACAGCGATCACTAGCCTCTCCGCCTCATGTTCAAAGGTGATCTTGCCATTGTAGCCACGCTTGCCCATGTTGTGTGTGAaagctgcggcggcgcggaccgAAGTCAGGGAGCGCAGTACCTCCCAGGTTTTATGGCGCGTCGCAATCACATTCCTCAGATGCTGCGGCACATGTAAGCTTACGCAGACTCGACACGAcccccctcggcgacgtaCCGTGACCAGCCCTTCGAAGTTCCTAATCTTCGCCTTTTGCTCTTCGGCATTGGCGCGGGCTTCATTGTATTTGACCGTAATCTCATCCACGTTGATGTTATCGCTGAGAGGGTCAGCAGGAAAAGCCTCTCCGCTCGTACTTCTTTTCGGCGTCACGGATCCGATTCGCAAGgacggctcgtcgcgcctgCAATTCTTCCGGACTTTGGGTGACTTCCACACGCGCCCACTTGTCCTCGGCACGCTGGGTCCAGTCGACAACCTCCTCTTCAACCTTATCCAACTTCTGCTGAAGCTCGTTGAGCTGCCGCTCCGTTTGGGCACGGCTCCGTTTGTAGTGATCTTCGGCGGTCTTGTGCTCTGCACACTTTAAGTGCAGCAACTGCAGCGTGTGCTGAAGACGTCAACACCTGGTTCATTGCTTAGACATACCTTGCTCTGTTGCAACTGCGGCTCAGATGCATGCCAACGTTCTTCGGCCTCATCGGCGACTTTGATGGCCTCAGCGTGCGCAACATCACTTTGCTTTTGCTTGTCTCGAAGCACTTCAAGCTCCTGCTTCAGATTCGTAACAGCTTCTTCACGAGCCTGTACAACGTCAGTCACAGTAGCTGCAGTAGCAAGAGCCAAGGCCGTACCTGCTTCGTGAATAACAAGGCATTGCCCTCGACAGGAGCGAGATCAGCCAACTGCTCATTGAGTGAATCTCGGACACGTCGGAGGTCGCGCAGGCCTTTTTCAATACGCTCCAGAGAACGCTACGGGCGTCAGAAGCTACCAGCTCTGCGACTCACATTCTTCTCAGCCAGCGCATTCTCAGCCGCACTGATGCCCGCGGCTTGTTCTCGGCACTTTGCGACGGCATCGACATGCGCGTCCTTTATCGTTGCCACTTGTTGGCTCAAAGAGCTGGGGGTTAGCTCCCACATGGTAGGAGGGCTTACGTGATTTCACTCGCGACATCTTTGATAAAGAGAGATGAACCTCCCCATAGCGACACGGGTGACGACTGGAAGAGGCTACAAGTGTCAGAATCGCAGTTGACACCAGACAACAAAAATACTCACTTCCCTTGGCGTCCAACCTGCTGCGTGCAATCGGCACTCAGTAACTGGACCTCAGACAGGCCTTGGCTCAACAGTCGCTTGATTTCATCGAGGCCTTCGGCCCGTGTTGGCGCAAGCACCAGCCTCTCGATGTGAAACCTGTCGATCAAGATGCGGAGGACATGTTCGTTGTCAATCTGGGCTCTGTCAGTGGGCTCCCAGACCAACAACCACATCGACTCGCCTTCAATTTACTgagcaccgtcgtcgtcctgtTGGACAAATCGCCTTGCGAGTAGTTGAACACGTCGCCAGCATGCTTCAAAATAGGCGGGACCTGACCTCTCCTTCCTAATGGTTCATACCCCCTTGGGACGTCAGCATTGGCTTTCGGCAACGAACACACCGTTTGGCAGCGTCGCTGAGAATACGCATCAACGtcaccttgtcgtcgtcatgtCGAACAGCAAAGGAGCAAAGGAAAGAGCCCATAACACCTTGAAGAACGTCGCGGTACTTGAAGTCATTCTCGTGGAGATGAACATATTGCCCAATCGGCCCGATGGGCGGAGAGTGGCGCCATTTGACCTTCTTAATGGCCTCCAGAACGATGTCGAGGCGGTTTCCATAGCGTGCCAGGCGGTTGGTGGAACTCTGCTGAAGAGACTCGAGCTGTCGCTTCCCACGGTCCAGGTCAAGCgacagcgcgtcgcgtcggttGTTCAAGGAGGCGGCCTCCCTCTGACGGGTTTCCAGGACTTCCTTGCCCGTTGCCACGTCTCGCTCGACTTTCGGAAGCTGGTCCGACATGTTGCGCAAGGCCTTCTCCGCACCTTCCTTCTTTTTCCGCAGTTCGGCCTCTTGAGCGTTCTGTCCTTGATCGCCTGATGCCGCGGCAATCTGGCGCGCCAGCTCCTGTACCTCTCGCTCAGCGCTGTCAAGTTCCTCCTGGCAGTCGGCCATCGAGTTCTGTGGAAAGTCAACATCTAGACTCATCGGCCTTGCCTGCTCGGTGCCTACCTTGTTGGCCTCCGAGTCTTTTCTCGCCGCATGTGCGGCCTCCTTTGCTTGCTT encodes the following:
- the CYN1 gene encoding Cyanate hydratase, encoding MAALHAHSVTLLEAKQRSGLTFAQIAEKVGKEEVWVATVFFGNMYADDETAAKIAAAVGLSDEATIKAVAGKGPASLGVDGMVVRKPSWEGGVPTDPVLYRLYEVIMVHGLSIKAIIQEKFQDGIMSAINFKAKVDRVPDPKGDRVVITLDGKFLSYEF
- the smc6 gene encoding Structural maintenance of chromosome0s protein 6, whose amino-acid sequence is MAGSSSKRPLRSPDADDSGSDERAEVVKRVKRERMENAGRRSSPPPPEDDESEDEDMSEDDTDSDMDPEGYLEAFRRSKELQKQERKKGQGHEAPTAGTLKSLHLVNFMSHGNTIVTFASKLNFLVGANGSGKSAILTGIAVVFGAKASVTGRGQGVKDLIMRGKDKASIKVVIDNRGKGAYKPNVYGDSITIERTIHSSGASGYTFKSSSGNIIERKREALVNMLDHFVMDIDSPLTILTQDNAKTFLAASNERSLYAFFLNGTQLAPLTAVYDKIKEDVKSIGQDVIRANDVIPDLEAKEKSLRRQMEAAKKVSELKKEEYNLQRQIAWAYVAGKEQECENVRNDVAQSKAKIEKIDETVSEKQGLRSDAERKMERIREEVEETIQQREPLKLQLKQAKEAAHAARKDSEANKNSMADCQEELDSAEREVQELARQIAAASGDQGQNAQEAELRKKKEGAEKALRNMSDQLPKVERDVATGKEVLETRQREAASLNNRRDALSLDLDRGKRQLESLQQSSTNRLARYGNRLDIVLEAIKKVKWRHSPPIGPIGQYVHLHENDFKYRDVLQGVMGSFLCSFAVRHDDDKVTLMRILSDAAKRGYEPLGRRGQVPPILKHAGDVFNYSQGDLSNRTTTIDNEHVLRILIDRFHIERLVLAPTRAEGLDEIKRLLSQGLSEVQLLSADCTQQVGRQGNLFQSSPVSLWGGSSLFIKDVASEITSLSQQVATIKDAHVDAVAKCREQAAGISAAENALAEKNRSLERIEKGLRDLRRVRDSLNEQLADLAPVEGNALLFTKQAREEAVTNLKQELEVLRDKQKQSDVAHAEAIKVADEAEERWHASEPQLQQSKHTLQLLHLKCAEHKTAEDHYKRSRAQTERQLNELQQKLDKVEEEVVDWTQRAEDKWARVEVTQSPEELQARRAVLANRIRDAEKNDNINVDEITVKYNEARANAEEQKAKIRNFEGLVTHLRNVIATRHKTWEVLRSLTSVRAAAAFTHNMGKRGYNGKITFEHEAERLVIAVQTGTQAERSHAAAPLAYKPITSLSGGEKSYTTVSLLLALWETSPTAIRCLDEWDVFMDMMNRQLAAKLLIEGAREATSKQFLLITPQTLSGVPSNMGPDSKIIQLKDPERGQTTLV